Proteins encoded in a region of the Streptomyces sp. PCS3-D2 genome:
- the rplE gene encoding 50S ribosomal protein L5, with the protein MATTPRLKTKYREEIAGKLREEFSYENVMQIPGLVKIVVNMGVGDAARDSKLIDGAIRDLTTITGQKPAVTKARKSIAQFKLREGQPIGCHVTLRGDRMWEFLDRTLSLALPRIRDFRGLSPKQFDGRGNYTFGLTEQVMFHEIDQDKIDRTRGMDITVVTTATNDAEGRALLRHLGFPFKEA; encoded by the coding sequence ATGGCTACCACTCCGCGTCTGAAGACGAAGTACCGCGAGGAGATCGCGGGCAAGCTGCGTGAGGAGTTCTCGTACGAGAACGTCATGCAGATCCCCGGCCTCGTCAAGATCGTCGTGAACATGGGTGTCGGCGACGCCGCTCGTGACTCGAAGCTGATCGACGGTGCCATCCGCGACCTGACGACGATCACCGGTCAGAAGCCGGCCGTCACGAAGGCCCGCAAGTCCATCGCGCAGTTCAAGCTGCGCGAGGGTCAGCCGATCGGCTGCCACGTCACCCTCCGTGGTGACCGTATGTGGGAGTTCCTGGACCGTACGCTGTCGCTCGCGCTGCCGCGTATCCGTGACTTCCGTGGTCTGTCGCCGAAGCAGTTCGACGGCCGTGGCAACTACACCTTCGGTCTCACGGAGCAGGTCATGTTCCACGAGATCGACCAGGACAAGATCGACCGTACCCGGGGTATGGACATCACCGTGGTCACCACGGCGACCAACGACGCTGAGGGCCGCGCGCTCCTTCGTCACCTCGGCTTCCCCTTCAAGGAGGCGTAA
- the rplX gene encoding 50S ribosomal protein L24, translated as MKIKKGDLVQVITGKDKGKQGKVIVAFPAENRVLVEGVNRVKKHTKAGQNQAGGIVITEAPVHVSNVQLVVEKDGKKVVTRVGYRFDDEGNKIRVAKRTGEDI; from the coding sequence ATGAAGATCAAGAAGGGCGACCTGGTACAGGTCATCACCGGTAAGGACAAGGGCAAGCAGGGCAAGGTCATCGTCGCCTTCCCCGCCGAGAACCGCGTCCTGGTCGAGGGTGTCAACCGGGTCAAGAAGCACACCAAGGCTGGCCAGAACCAGGCCGGTGGCATCGTGATCACCGAGGCCCCGGTCCACGTGTCCAACGTCCAGCTGGTCGTGGAGAAGGACGGCAAGAAGGTCGTCACCCGCGTCGGTTACCGCTTCGACGACGAGGGCAACAAGATCCGCGTTGCCAAGCGCACGGGTGAGGACATCTGA
- the rplN gene encoding 50S ribosomal protein L14, with protein sequence MIQQESRLRVADNTGAKEILCIRVLGGSGRRYAGIGDVIVATVKDAIPGGNVKKGDVVKAVIVRTVKERRRQDGSYIRFDENAAVILKNDGDPRGTRIFGPVGRELREKKFMKIISLAPEVL encoded by the coding sequence GTGATCCAGCAGGAGTCGCGACTGCGTGTCGCCGACAACACTGGTGCCAAGGAGATCCTTTGCATCCGTGTTCTCGGTGGCTCCGGTCGCCGCTACGCGGGCATCGGTGACGTCATCGTCGCCACCGTCAAGGACGCGATCCCCGGTGGCAACGTGAAGAAGGGTGACGTCGTCAAGGCGGTCATCGTTCGCACCGTCAAGGAGCGCCGCCGCCAGGACGGCTCGTACATCCGCTTCGACGAGAACGCCGCCGTCATTCTGAAGAACGACGGCGACCCTCGCGGCACCCGTATCTTCGGCCCCGTCGGCCGTGAGCTGCGCGAGAAGAAGTTCATGAAGATCATCTCGCTCGCGCCGGAGGTGCTGTAA
- the rpsQ gene encoding 30S ribosomal protein S17, with translation MSENNVTEKTERGFRKTREGLVVSDKMDKTVVVAVEDRVKHALYGKVIRRTNKLKAHDEQNAAGVGDRVLIMETRPLSASKRWRIVEILEKAK, from the coding sequence ATGAGCGAGAACAACGTGACTGAGAAGACCGAGCGCGGCTTCCGCAAGACCCGTGAGGGCCTGGTCGTCAGCGACAAGATGGACAAGACCGTCGTCGTCGCCGTCGAGGACCGCGTGAAGCACGCCCTGTACGGCAAGGTCATCCGCCGTACGAACAAGCTCAAGGCGCACGACGAGCAGAACGCTGCCGGCGTCGGCGACCGCGTCCTCATCATGGAGACGCGTCCGCTGTCGGCGAGCAAGCGCTGGCGCATCGTCGAGATCCTCGAGAAGGCCAAGTAA
- the rpmC gene encoding 50S ribosomal protein L29 yields the protein MATGTKASELRELGNEELVAKLREAKEELFKLRFQAATGQLENNGRLKSVRKDIARIYTLMHERELGIETVENA from the coding sequence ATGGCGACGGGAACCAAGGCGTCCGAGCTCCGCGAGCTCGGCAACGAGGAGCTCGTTGCCAAGCTGCGCGAGGCCAAGGAGGAGCTGTTCAAGCTCCGTTTCCAGGCGGCCACCGGCCAGCTGGAGAACAACGGCCGGCTCAAGTCCGTCCGTAAGGACATCGCTCGCATCTACACCCTGATGCACGAGCGTGAGCTCGGTATCGAGACGGTGGAGAACGCCTGA